A part of Chloroflexota bacterium genomic DNA contains:
- a CDS encoding transglycosylase domain-containing protein — protein sequence MMEENEPNNENEMEPTSDTSSASEEEITKEIPVMANDNRPEPEENLPQENQGDDSAEMENPVEGSEWVSESEAFPESEDQHSIDLNGNAPVPPHHPTGDPEQTGGWWGDVPFTPIEMLDEEDTQPIKTVPSDDQATRVMPSETHVDPNSVTRAIPTEGEGETGAAADAETQVMPVSNVRRRPSDDIPTVPPPNMPSGWIPRDPNLPHAVSEVDDQATRVTPAAYTAPQRSADGTTGQRRPAGERGRRPSELKRPVRNNGKKKGKGCWTKVLLAFIFFIILAILVAGSIGIYQYFRISSSLPDVGELRDRAAQFETTRILDRNGNILYEIIDPNAGRRTYVSLDDISPFLIAATIATEDKDFYTNPGFDLWAMLRALWQNYTAGEIESGASTITQQLARALLLDPSERYEQSYRRKAREIVLAYKITQEYSKEEILELYLNENFYLNMSYGVEAASETYFNTSAKNLNLWQASFLAGLPQGPSIYDIYTNREATLYRQRSVLVLMYELSSERDCIDVGMGMPPVCVTYEDATQAALDLTNYDFPDATFNMAYPHWVVYVRNLLEQQYDPQTIYRSGFTVYTTLDPDLQDEAERIVSEQVAALADNNASNGALIAIEPNTGEILAMVGSEDFYNEDIDGQVNMVLSQTRQPGSAIKPLTYVAAFEKGWTASTLIWDVPSEFAPSDPYDTSPAYEPVNYDGKFHGPVTVRSALANSYNIPAVKALQYVGIYDDEAKPGADGLIAFAERLGITSLTRSDYGLALTLGGGEVSLYELTSAYATFANEGRRVPAVAITKIVDHSGNVIFEYEPPAGDQVVRAEHAYLISSILSDTAARIPMFGTNPVINLDFTAAVKTGTTNDFRDNWTVGYTPDLVVGVWVGNTDYTPMTNTSGLSGAGPIWAQFMTEAIDQLKGGNPSSLGRPAGIVDRVICAVSGAEPSSWCPQQKSEIFASDQLPKPSAEDLWKKINLDTWTGLEASEACSEYTAMQFVINVEDEWAQEWLKNNSAGQAWAEDMGFTDPLYFLPERACKSSDPRPTINLTNITDGQTISSSPLEIKGIITATDNFDFYRIDWGRGAEPTKWNTLVKKTNNKVDSIKTLYEWDLSELEPGIVTIRVLMRSTEGTYAEKRYSLNIQVPTPTPTVTPTPTETQTPTITPTETLVPSSTPTTTPTNTVTPTPTVTPTPTVTPTATST from the coding sequence ATGATGGAAGAAAATGAACCTAATAATGAAAACGAAATGGAACCCACCTCGGACACTTCGTCGGCTTCTGAGGAGGAGATAACCAAGGAAATCCCGGTTATGGCGAATGATAACAGACCTGAACCTGAAGAGAACCTGCCCCAGGAAAATCAAGGCGATGACTCTGCTGAAATGGAAAATCCCGTTGAAGGCTCGGAATGGGTAAGCGAATCAGAAGCTTTCCCTGAATCGGAAGACCAGCACTCCATTGATCTTAATGGAAATGCCCCTGTCCCGCCACATCACCCCACGGGCGATCCCGAACAAACAGGCGGCTGGTGGGGAGATGTTCCCTTCACGCCGATTGAAATGCTGGACGAGGAAGACACCCAACCGATTAAGACAGTTCCCTCTGATGACCAGGCGACTCGTGTGATGCCTTCCGAGACGCATGTGGACCCCAATAGTGTAACACGGGCGATCCCAACTGAGGGTGAGGGCGAAACAGGGGCTGCTGCTGACGCTGAGACCCAGGTGATGCCGGTTTCAAATGTTCGACGGCGTCCCAGTGATGATATTCCCACGGTACCGCCTCCCAATATGCCCTCAGGCTGGATACCCCGCGACCCCAATTTGCCGCATGCTGTCAGCGAAGTGGACGATCAGGCTACCCGGGTGACCCCGGCTGCCTATACCGCTCCTCAACGGTCAGCGGATGGAACCACCGGTCAGCGCCGTCCGGCAGGTGAGCGGGGGCGGAGACCTTCGGAACTGAAACGGCCGGTCCGCAATAATGGAAAGAAAAAGGGCAAAGGCTGCTGGACAAAGGTGTTACTGGCTTTTATCTTTTTTATCATCCTGGCCATTTTGGTGGCCGGTTCAATTGGCATTTACCAGTATTTCCGGATTTCCTCTTCTCTGCCGGATGTCGGTGAACTGCGCGATCGGGCGGCTCAATTTGAGACCACCCGGATTTTGGATCGGAATGGGAATATTCTCTACGAGATCATTGACCCCAACGCTGGCCGCCGGACCTATGTCTCACTGGACGATATTTCACCCTTTCTGATTGCGGCGACCATTGCCACTGAGGATAAGGACTTTTATACCAACCCCGGCTTTGACCTGTGGGCGATGTTGCGGGCCCTTTGGCAGAACTATACGGCTGGGGAGATTGAATCGGGCGCCTCCACGATCACCCAACAACTCGCCCGGGCATTGCTGCTGGATCCATCAGAACGTTATGAGCAGTCCTACCGGCGGAAAGCCCGTGAGATCGTGCTGGCATACAAAATTACCCAGGAATATTCCAAGGAAGAAATCCTTGAACTTTATTTGAATGAGAATTTTTATCTCAATATGTCTTATGGGGTAGAAGCTGCTTCCGAGACCTATTTCAACACTTCAGCCAAGAACCTGAACTTGTGGCAGGCTTCTTTCCTGGCGGGGCTGCCCCAGGGGCCGTCCATTTATGATATTTATACCAACCGGGAGGCCACGCTCTACCGTCAGCGTTCCGTATTGGTGCTGATGTATGAACTGAGCTCCGAACGGGATTGCATTGATGTCGGGATGGGGATGCCGCCGGTTTGCGTAACATATGAGGACGCAACCCAGGCTGCCCTGGACCTGACGAATTATGATTTCCCTGACGCGACCTTTAACATGGCCTACCCGCACTGGGTGGTTTATGTGCGCAATCTGCTTGAACAACAATATGATCCACAGACCATCTATCGCAGCGGCTTCACCGTTTACACAACGCTGGACCCGGATCTGCAGGATGAGGCTGAGCGGATCGTCTCGGAACAGGTGGCAGCGCTGGCGGATAACAATGCTTCCAACGGCGCACTGATTGCAATTGAACCGAATACTGGTGAGATTCTGGCGATGGTGGGCTCTGAGGACTTTTATAATGAAGATATTGACGGCCAGGTGAATATGGTGCTGAGCCAAACCCGCCAACCCGGTTCTGCCATCAAACCGCTGACCTATGTGGCGGCATTTGAGAAGGGGTGGACGGCTTCGACACTGATTTGGGACGTCCCCTCGGAATTTGCGCCGTCCGATCCTTATGACACTAGCCCGGCTTATGAACCGGTCAACTATGACGGCAAGTTCCACGGTCCGGTCACTGTTCGATCAGCTTTGGCGAATTCTTATAACATCCCCGCAGTTAAAGCACTGCAATATGTCGGGATCTATGATGACGAAGCGAAACCAGGCGCAGATGGGTTGATCGCATTTGCAGAGCGTCTGGGGATCACCAGCCTGACCCGGTCGGATTACGGGTTGGCGCTGACCCTCGGTGGCGGCGAAGTGAGCCTGTATGAGCTGACTTCGGCTTATGCGACCTTCGCCAATGAAGGCCGGCGGGTGCCTGCCGTGGCAATCACCAAAATTGTGGACCATTCCGGCAATGTAATCTTTGAATACGAACCGCCTGCGGGTGACCAGGTCGTCCGGGCGGAACATGCCTATCTGATCTCGTCGATCCTTTCAGATACAGCCGCCCGCATCCCTATGTTTGGGACCAATCCGGTCATCAACCTGGATTTCACCGCTGCGGTGAAAACGGGTACAACCAATGATTTCCGCGATAACTGGACCGTGGGCTACACGCCCGATCTGGTGGTCGGCGTTTGGGTGGGCAACACGGATTACACCCCGATGACCAACACCTCGGGGTTGAGCGGTGCTGGGCCAATTTGGGCTCAATTTATGACAGAAGCGATAGATCAGCTTAAGGGTGGGAATCCCTCATCCTTAGGTCGCCCGGCTGGGATTGTGGATCGCGTGATCTGTGCTGTCTCCGGGGCGGAACCCTCATCCTGGTGCCCGCAACAGAAGAGTGAGATCTTTGCCTCAGATCAGCTGCCCAAACCAAGTGCGGAAGATCTCTGGAAGAAGATCAACTTGGATACCTGGACAGGTCTGGAGGCCTCCGAAGCCTGTTCGGAGTATACGGCCATGCAGTTTGTGATCAACGTGGAAGATGAATGGGCACAGGAATGGTTGAAGAACAATTCGGCAGGCCAGGCCTGGGCGGAGGATATGGGCTTTACGGATCCCCTATACTTCCTGCCGGAGCGCGCCTGTAAATCCAGCGATCCGCGGCCGACGATCAACCTGACGAATATCACAGACGGACAGACAATTTCGTCCAGCCCGTTGGAGATTAAAGGGATCATCACAGCCACAGACAATTTTGATTTCTATCGGATTGACTGGGGCCGAGGGGCGGAACCGACCAAGTGGAACACTTTGGTGAAGAAGACCAATAACAAGGTTGATTCGATTAAGACGCTCTATGAATGGGATTTGAGTGAACTGGAGCCGGGAATCGTCACTATTCGGGTTCTGATGCGCAGCACCGAAGGGACCTATGCCGAGAAGCGGTATTCATTGAATATCCAGGTGCCCACGCCCACGCCGACCGTGACGCCTACGCCTACAGAGACTCAGACCCCCACCATCACACCGACTGAGACGCTGGTGCCATCAAGTACACCGACCACAACGCCAACTAACACGGTGACGCCGACGCCTACCGTCACACCGACGCCAACGGTAACACCAACGGCAACCAGTACGTGA
- a CDS encoding SufE family protein gives MKTIDAITQEIVAEFAQFDSVDEKYVHLFTLGDSLPPMDPSLKNEVNRVQGCQSKLWFQLQWKDDHFHLQADSDSSVIKAISALLVRVVENIPPGELQDLNLEFIDELKIWKLASERNNGLVAMLEHLKRQAAELQSKKAAHG, from the coding sequence ATGAAAACTATTGACGCCATTACACAGGAGATCGTTGCTGAGTTTGCACAGTTCGACTCGGTGGATGAAAAATATGTCCATTTATTCACGCTGGGAGATTCCCTGCCGCCGATGGACCCTTCATTAAAGAATGAGGTCAACCGAGTGCAGGGTTGCCAATCCAAACTTTGGTTCCAACTGCAGTGGAAGGATGACCATTTCCATCTTCAAGCAGATTCGGATTCATCGGTGATCAAAGCGATTTCAGCGCTCTTGGTGCGTGTGGTGGAAAATATCCCACCAGGGGAACTTCAGGATCTGAATTTGGAATTCATCGATGAATTGAAGATCTGGAAGCTGGCCTCTGAGCGGAATAATGGCCTGGTGGCGATGCTGGAACATCTCAAGCGTCAGGCCGCTGAGCTGCAGAGCAAAAAGGCTGCACATGGCTAA
- a CDS encoding aminoglycoside phosphotransferase family protein — protein sequence MIYSETYWQEQIHRILPDIEIGEVDLFHEGLVNDVLIVNRKWVIRFTKTDYGKEMMALEARLMRFLNPMISMNLPFPVEHEDGMLVYDLLDGDDFLRHDWQNVSEAQQVEIAKQLGTFLKELNEAPIQNPGWDIPLTLAPVTRETWLDIYDRVQEKVCPVLLPHQVEWLSNLFGPALDQKDFFDFEPAMIHGDLGPYHLLFDREAQHVNGVIDFAMAGIGDPAADLGSLISYYGETLISKLRPFYPRYDALIQRARFYAEAAEVHWVLLGVESGETYWFTSHLGEAKDIMR from the coding sequence ATGATTTATTCTGAAACATATTGGCAGGAACAGATCCATCGGATCTTGCCCGACATTGAGATTGGGGAGGTTGATCTATTTCATGAAGGGCTGGTTAATGACGTATTGATCGTCAACCGCAAATGGGTGATCCGCTTCACCAAAACGGATTATGGCAAGGAGATGATGGCACTGGAGGCGCGCTTGATGCGTTTCTTGAATCCAATGATCTCCATGAACTTGCCGTTTCCTGTGGAGCACGAAGATGGCATGCTGGTCTATGATTTGCTGGATGGAGATGATTTCCTGCGGCATGACTGGCAAAATGTGAGTGAAGCCCAGCAAGTTGAGATAGCAAAACAGCTCGGAACATTCTTAAAGGAACTGAATGAGGCCCCGATCCAGAATCCCGGTTGGGATATTCCCCTGACCCTGGCCCCTGTGACCCGGGAGACCTGGCTGGATATTTATGACCGGGTGCAGGAAAAAGTCTGCCCGGTTCTTTTACCCCATCAGGTGGAGTGGCTGTCGAATTTGTTCGGTCCGGCACTGGACCAGAAGGACTTCTTTGATTTTGAGCCCGCGATGATCCATGGCGATCTGGGCCCTTATCACCTGCTTTTTGACCGCGAAGCGCAACACGTCAATGGGGTGATTGACTTTGCCATGGCCGGCATTGGTGACCCAGCCGCAGACCTGGGCAGCCTGATCAGTTATTATGGTGAAACTCTGATCAGCAAGCTGCGACCGTTTTATCCCCGCTATGATGCTCTTATTCAACGGGCCAGGTTTTACGCTGAAGCGGCGGAAGTGCATTGGGTGCTGTTGGGGGTTGAATCCGGCGAGACCTATTGGTTCACTTCTCACTTGGGCGAAGCCAAGGATATCATGCGCTGA
- a CDS encoding cation transporter, with product MQWIRDYEPNPGRTKAYRTALIITLAGNVLLAVAKGLASYFTGSVALYADTANSVSDVIYSLAMVVGLWVALQPPDITHPQGHSRFEPLVGLVVAVMMTLAGYEALRSSIARFLAGGEVIEIDLPMIILLASAAVKAAMFFIITKISKEVESPTLRATAKDHLSDVLTSIAAFIGILGSNWIGPLLDPIAGVLVALWIFRAAFDAGKENLAYLTGAGADKELREKIIEKARNVPGVENVHHMMSDYVGPKLIVDMHINLPGDKTLDEVHDINDRVIEALESMPEIDRAYVHVEPDNNPPEPSP from the coding sequence ATGCAGTGGATCCGGGATTATGAACCCAATCCGGGTAGAACAAAAGCATATCGAACAGCCCTCATCATCACCCTGGCAGGCAACGTCCTGTTAGCGGTGGCGAAAGGCCTCGCCTCTTACTTCACAGGCAGTGTCGCCCTTTATGCTGACACAGCAAATTCCGTTTCCGACGTAATCTACTCGCTGGCTATGGTCGTGGGTCTCTGGGTTGCCCTTCAACCTCCAGACATTACTCACCCCCAGGGACATTCCCGCTTTGAACCATTAGTGGGTCTTGTGGTTGCAGTAATGATGACCCTGGCAGGCTATGAAGCCCTGCGCTCATCCATTGCCCGGTTCCTTGCCGGTGGTGAGGTGATCGAGATAGATCTGCCAATGATCATCCTGCTGGCAAGTGCAGCGGTCAAAGCTGCGATGTTCTTCATCATTACTAAGATATCCAAAGAAGTCGAAAGCCCCACTCTGCGCGCCACCGCCAAGGACCATCTCAGTGATGTTCTGACTTCAATAGCCGCTTTCATCGGCATTCTCGGCTCCAACTGGATCGGACCGTTGCTGGACCCGATCGCTGGTGTGCTGGTGGCCCTATGGATCTTCCGGGCAGCTTTTGATGCCGGCAAAGAAAACCTGGCCTATCTGACCGGCGCCGGAGCTGACAAAGAATTGCGTGAGAAAATTATTGAAAAAGCCAGGAATGTCCCCGGCGTCGAAAATGTCCACCACATGATGAGCGATTATGTCGGGCCCAAGTTGATCGTGGATATGCACATCAACCTACCCGGTGATAAAACCCTGGACGAGGTTCACGATATCAATGACCGCGTGATTGAAGCGCTGGAATCCATGCCTGAGATTGACCGGGCCTATGTTCATGTAGAACCGGATAACAATCCCCCTGAACCTTCACCATAG
- a CDS encoding nicotinate phosphoribosyltransferase, giving the protein MKPSELKTASGILFTDQYQLTMSQLYFKLGLHEINAQFDHFFRSTPNYGIHKAGYCVNAGLETLTDWLDEASFGEEEIQFLSQQKSSSGKPLFEQDFLKWLKDDFSSLAINLYAMQEGRVVHPNVPIHVVEGPLAVGQIIETGLLNIVNYQTLVATKAARIKHSAQGQLLMEFGLRRAQGLGAIQGTRAALIGGADFSSNVGASHILGFSPKGTHAHSYVQVFLALGQGELAAFEAYADLYPDDCLLLVDSIDTLGSGVPNAIKVFEKLKKNGHRPVGIRLDSGDLAHISIKAAKMLNDAGFPDVSIVLSNDLDEMVIWQIITQVQEEATRYGVDPDSLIKRLAYGVGTKLITSGGDSALDGVYKLVAIQQGQEWTPTLKISENIDKTLNPGNKRAWRIYDARGKATADLISLYDEDIRIQSPLELCHPTLATKRRTLAAADISQIEKLLIPVIQEGKLVVDHPEIAEMRAMREKDIEALDPGVLRIMNPHTYHVSVSRNLWDLKQAMIKKTKGEI; this is encoded by the coding sequence ATGAAACCCTCCGAATTAAAGACAGCCAGCGGCATCCTCTTCACCGACCAATATCAACTGACCATGTCCCAGCTTTATTTCAAGCTTGGATTGCATGAGATCAATGCCCAATTCGATCATTTCTTCCGCAGCACCCCCAATTACGGCATCCATAAGGCCGGTTACTGCGTCAATGCCGGGCTGGAAACCCTAACCGATTGGTTAGATGAAGCGAGCTTCGGAGAGGAAGAGATCCAATTCCTCAGCCAACAGAAAAGCAGCTCAGGGAAGCCGCTCTTTGAACAGGATTTCCTCAAATGGCTGAAGGATGATTTTTCCTCCCTGGCCATCAACCTCTATGCCATGCAGGAAGGCCGGGTGGTGCATCCCAATGTGCCAATCCATGTAGTTGAGGGCCCTTTAGCTGTCGGGCAGATCATCGAAACCGGTCTCCTCAACATTGTCAACTATCAAACCCTGGTAGCAACCAAAGCCGCCCGAATCAAACACAGCGCCCAAGGGCAACTCTTGATGGAATTTGGGTTAAGACGGGCGCAAGGTCTCGGTGCCATCCAGGGCACCCGAGCCGCGCTGATCGGTGGAGCGGATTTCTCATCTAATGTCGGCGCATCCCACATCCTCGGTTTCTCACCCAAAGGCACGCACGCCCACAGCTATGTACAGGTCTTCCTGGCACTGGGACAAGGCGAACTGGCAGCGTTTGAAGCCTATGCCGATCTATACCCGGATGACTGCCTCTTGCTGGTCGATTCCATCGATACCCTCGGTTCCGGTGTCCCAAATGCCATCAAGGTCTTTGAGAAGCTCAAAAAGAATGGGCACCGTCCGGTTGGCATCCGGCTGGATTCAGGCGATCTTGCCCATATCTCCATCAAAGCTGCCAAGATGCTGAACGATGCCGGCTTCCCGGACGTCTCCATCGTGCTCTCCAACGACCTCGATGAGATGGTCATCTGGCAGATCATCACCCAGGTGCAGGAGGAAGCCACTCGTTATGGCGTGGACCCGGACAGTCTCATAAAGCGCCTGGCCTACGGCGTGGGCACCAAGCTGATCACCTCAGGCGGCGATTCAGCTCTGGATGGGGTCTATAAACTGGTTGCCATCCAGCAGGGCCAGGAATGGACACCCACTCTCAAGATATCCGAGAACATCGACAAGACCCTCAACCCCGGCAATAAGCGGGCCTGGCGGATCTATGACGCCCGCGGCAAAGCGACGGCGGACCTGATATCCCTTTATGATGAGGACATCCGCATTCAATCCCCGCTTGAGCTCTGCCACCCCACCCTGGCGACCAAACGCCGGACACTGGCGGCCGCGGATATCTCTCAAATTGAGAAACTGCTGATCCCAGTCATTCAGGAGGGAAAATTGGTTGTTGATCATCCAGAGATCGCTGAGATGCGGGCCATGCGGGAAAAAGATATTGAAGCGCTGGATCCCGGTGTTCTGCGAATCATGAACCCCCACACCTACCATGTGTCCGTCTCCAGGAATCTTTGGGATTTGAAGCAGGCTATGATCAAGAAGACGAAGGGTGAAATTTAA
- a CDS encoding 4Fe-4S binding protein, producing the protein MAKLSYRMLQIGGAPAGLLGLDEVFADLFAEGCDPELPETKERLLKTVRQHNFIAKPAREEYKSVLSREYLRYYEHRTQGQDVKPKNYGVWQGIPREQIPWFPTVSAALCNGCGKCIEVCPKDVFVMTDANVVEVVEPFACIVGCCFCKSACDPQAILMPEKSMLDHYRHGQRHAT; encoded by the coding sequence ATGGCTAAACTAAGTTACCGGATGCTTCAAATTGGTGGTGCGCCAGCCGGACTTCTTGGCCTGGATGAGGTCTTTGCAGACCTATTTGCAGAGGGCTGCGACCCTGAGTTGCCCGAGACGAAAGAACGCCTCCTCAAAACAGTCCGGCAGCATAATTTTATTGCCAAACCGGCCCGTGAAGAGTATAAAAGCGTTCTGAGTCGAGAATATCTCCGTTATTACGAACATCGCACCCAGGGGCAGGACGTGAAGCCGAAGAACTATGGCGTCTGGCAAGGAATTCCGCGTGAACAAATTCCATGGTTCCCCACTGTCTCGGCTGCTTTATGCAATGGATGTGGGAAATGTATTGAGGTCTGTCCGAAGGATGTCTTCGTTATGACGGATGCGAATGTGGTTGAGGTTGTGGAGCCCTTTGCCTGCATTGTCGGCTGTTGTTTCTGCAAAAGTGCCTGTGATCCACAGGCGATCCTGATGCCGGAGAAGTCCATGCTCGATCATTACCGTCACGGTCAGCGTCACGCAACCTAA